A genomic segment from Paenibacillus sp. encodes:
- a CDS encoding sugar ABC transporter permease, which produces MTVRYARWIALFLAPTLLFFLAFYAYPIITVFISSFADWRLASSMSFVGFDNYASLGTDADFAAGLAHTLLWLVIHWVVYVGMGLAVAVMTANGSRFSRFVRTAYLLPNMIPIAALAFLFYFIFNPSIGPINGFLEAVGLERWALNWYQDTRTAFLTVTLTSVLYGGILCLLFAAEISAIPAEVYESAKIDGSSELRTAFSITLPLLRNMIGTAMILTTVHVLKSFEIIYLTTVGGPGNDTVNLPILIFRMAMNNNNLGYSNTIAVVTIVIGVVSIAMISRAFRMGTSYQ; this is translated from the coding sequence ATGACGGTTCGTTACGCCCGTTGGATCGCTTTGTTTTTGGCGCCGACGCTTTTATTTTTCTTGGCATTTTACGCTTATCCGATCATCACGGTGTTCATCTCCTCGTTCGCGGATTGGCGTCTGGCGTCGAGCATGTCGTTCGTCGGCTTCGACAACTACGCTTCGCTCGGGACCGACGCGGATTTCGCGGCGGGCCTTGCGCACACGCTGCTGTGGCTCGTCATCCATTGGGTCGTCTACGTCGGCATGGGGCTCGCGGTCGCGGTCATGACGGCGAACGGAAGCCGGTTTTCCCGCTTCGTCCGCACCGCGTATTTGCTGCCGAACATGATTCCGATCGCGGCGCTCGCGTTTTTGTTTTATTTCATCTTCAATCCTTCGATCGGTCCGATCAACGGCTTCCTGGAGGCGGTCGGTTTGGAGCGTTGGGCGCTGAACTGGTATCAGGACACGCGCACGGCGTTCCTCACGGTTACGCTGACGTCGGTGTTGTACGGCGGCATATTATGCCTGCTGTTTGCGGCGGAAATATCGGCGATTCCCGCAGAAGTGTACGAATCGGCCAAAATCGACGGTTCCAGCGAGCTGCGCACGGCGTTCTCGATTACGCTTCCGCTGCTGCGCAACATGATCGGCACGGCGATGATTTTAACGACCGTTCACGTGTTGAAGTCGTTCGAGATCATTTATTTGACGACGGTCGGCGGGCCGGGGAACGACACGGTCAATTTGCCGATTCTCATTTTCCGCATGGCGATGAACAACAACAATTTGGGTTATTCGAACACGATCGCGGTCGTCACGATTGTAATCGGCGTCGTCAGCATCGCGATGATCAGCCGCGCGTTTCGAATGGGAACATCGTATCAATAA
- a CDS encoding ABC transporter substrate-binding protein, which translates to MKPKWRWLTATSALASMLTAAACGSGGTAPSASGGAGTDGAADEKVSIKVFTEFVGAHPFSPYWDKRLQEFRDAHPNIDVQVEEIAGAGNMNMDGKLKVLISSGELPDVFYTNDKDMIRIAKEANLLHDMKPLLDADAEFKNALDPADLADWNDGADHVYGISSHKDFYGYFYNKEMFEKAAIAPAKTWDEFFTNLEKLKAIGVAPLALETKTAFISSNVLLGLLGTQSDAGNRLALTPSPESYETPEFVRAAADLQTMFRQYTTKDAIGGDYSVAQNNFFNEKAAIFSTGTWDITLINSAAPEGFSAKVGVAAFPNNGIFSFPAYAWFTGSKDEAKVKASYEFIKHFNNTEDQGVRLEMLDFMPADKNIDVTKLDVDPLLQTYMDMADDVQYRMMSPWRVYQSSVSAIIAQELAALGSGAITPEEFAKRLTQAANK; encoded by the coding sequence TTGAAACCGAAATGGAGATGGCTTACGGCGACCTCGGCGCTCGCGTCCATGCTGACCGCGGCCGCATGCGGCTCGGGCGGCACGGCGCCGTCCGCTTCCGGGGGAGCCGGGACGGACGGAGCGGCGGATGAAAAGGTGTCTATCAAAGTGTTTACGGAGTTCGTCGGCGCGCACCCGTTCAGCCCGTATTGGGACAAACGGCTGCAGGAGTTCCGCGACGCGCATCCGAACATCGACGTGCAGGTCGAGGAGATCGCAGGCGCCGGCAACATGAACATGGACGGCAAGCTGAAGGTGCTGATCTCATCGGGCGAGCTGCCCGACGTCTTCTACACGAACGATAAAGATATGATCCGCATCGCGAAGGAAGCGAATTTGCTGCACGACATGAAGCCGCTGCTCGATGCGGACGCGGAATTCAAAAACGCGCTCGACCCGGCCGATCTCGCGGATTGGAACGACGGGGCGGATCATGTGTACGGTATTTCCAGCCACAAAGATTTCTATGGCTATTTCTACAATAAAGAGATGTTCGAGAAAGCGGCGATCGCCCCGGCGAAAACATGGGACGAATTTTTCACGAATCTCGAGAAGCTGAAAGCGATCGGCGTCGCGCCGCTCGCGCTGGAGACGAAGACGGCGTTCATCTCCAGCAATGTGCTGCTCGGCCTATTGGGCACGCAGAGCGACGCGGGCAATAGGCTGGCGCTGACGCCGTCGCCGGAGAGCTACGAGACGCCGGAGTTCGTACGAGCCGCCGCGGACTTGCAAACGATGTTCCGGCAGTACACGACGAAAGACGCGATCGGCGGCGATTACTCGGTGGCGCAAAACAACTTCTTCAACGAGAAGGCGGCCATCTTCTCGACCGGCACGTGGGATATTACGCTGATCAACAGCGCGGCCCCGGAAGGTTTCAGCGCGAAGGTGGGCGTCGCGGCGTTCCCGAATAACGGTATTTTCTCGTTCCCGGCGTACGCGTGGTTTACCGGCTCCAAAGACGAGGCGAAGGTGAAGGCGTCTTACGAGTTCATCAAACATTTCAACAATACGGAGGACCAGGGCGTGCGTCTCGAGATGCTCGACTTCATGCCGGCGGACAAAAACATCGACGTCACCAAGCTCGACGTCGACCCGCTCCTCCAGACGTACATGGATATGGCGGACGACGTTCAATACCGGATGATGTCGCCGTGGCGGGTGTATCAATCGAGCGTGTCCGCGATCATCGCGCAGGAGCTCGCCGCGCTCGGCTCGGGCGCCATTACGCCGGAGGAGTTCGCGAAGCGTCTCACTCAAGCGGCGAATAAATAA
- a CDS encoding sensor histidine kinase has translation MKAWDKIWNYSIKRKISVFTVFMILIPLLVTGAYFIRTIHTILSGSHYEEFVRLADAAHDDLSSQLDLIENTYFMLISDPSFRQDVDRLALTGADVYETNERIDLRMQNFLFFNYPWTSKLLQSVYIFINEETSYFYDYNNVYSNNYQYNNEERNKTMTQLLHVSWPELRDNIARKQRVKQLLPPSPGDPTLYYARDFYDFNSTAFKGLIVLGIDETVLSTFYRTNLRYEGSFAAVVDGQGVIVSHTDHAMLGSSAPPELLGVSSSIAYKEIVIEGRTYLAAARKLGSLGLTTVMAVPKNEVFAKLTASIRQYAIIALLICLLFVFVSSLLSARISKQIGMVVRKMETVHQGNYETRMEDFKEYELRKLSRIFNEMTSQIHYLINEVYEKQLTVKEAELKSLQAQINPHFLFNTLLSIGWKAKKTGSEDVYRMVTSLSELLQASIFAGSRDKTTIADELKNVDFYLYLQQVRFADRFEIDRSRIDPHVYGYYVPKLCLQPIVENAIVHGLERKIGKGRLSIRAEKRNDGIYFEIEDDGVGFDPGVVRWNDARVRRHLPNHTNVGLANTDKRIRYLYGDEYGLTVVSAPGAGAKVVIHIPVDRGEDA, from the coding sequence ATGAAGGCGTGGGACAAGATTTGGAATTATTCGATCAAACGCAAAATTTCCGTATTTACCGTGTTTATGATCTTGATCCCGCTGCTCGTGACAGGCGCGTATTTCATTCGGACGATCCATACGATTCTCTCCGGCAGCCATTACGAGGAATTCGTGCGGCTCGCCGACGCGGCGCATGACGATTTATCTTCGCAGCTCGATTTAATCGAAAATACATACTTCATGCTGATCAGCGATCCCTCCTTTCGACAGGACGTCGACCGGCTGGCGCTGACCGGAGCGGACGTGTACGAAACGAACGAGCGCATCGACCTGCGTATGCAAAATTTTTTGTTCTTCAACTACCCTTGGACGAGCAAGCTGCTTCAATCCGTATACATCTTTATTAATGAAGAAACGAGCTATTTCTACGATTACAACAACGTATACTCCAACAATTATCAATATAATAACGAAGAACGCAACAAAACGATGACGCAGCTCCTACACGTTTCTTGGCCGGAGCTTCGCGACAACATCGCCCGCAAACAGCGCGTCAAGCAGCTCCTCCCCCCCTCGCCCGGGGATCCCACGCTCTATTACGCCAGGGATTTCTACGATTTCAATTCGACAGCGTTCAAAGGGCTCATCGTGCTGGGTATTGATGAAACCGTTCTCTCCACGTTTTACCGGACGAATTTGCGTTATGAAGGCTCGTTCGCCGCGGTCGTCGACGGGCAGGGCGTCATCGTCTCGCACACCGATCATGCGATGCTCGGCTCCTCGGCGCCGCCCGAGCTGCTCGGCGTCTCCTCATCGATTGCTTACAAGGAAATCGTCATTGAGGGCCGAACGTACTTGGCCGCGGCCCGGAAGCTCGGTTCGCTCGGGCTCACGACGGTCATGGCCGTGCCGAAAAACGAAGTATTCGCCAAGCTGACCGCGAGCATCCGTCAATACGCGATCATCGCGCTGCTTATTTGCCTGCTGTTCGTCTTCGTCAGTTCTTTGCTGTCCGCCCGCATCTCGAAGCAGATCGGCATGGTCGTGCGCAAAATGGAAACGGTCCACCAAGGCAACTATGAAACGCGCATGGAAGATTTCAAAGAGTACGAGCTCCGGAAGCTGAGCCGCATCTTCAACGAAATGACAAGTCAAATCCACTATTTGATCAACGAAGTATACGAGAAGCAGCTGACGGTCAAGGAAGCCGAGCTGAAATCGCTGCAGGCGCAAATCAATCCCCATTTTCTGTTCAACACGCTGCTCAGCATTGGGTGGAAAGCGAAAAAGACCGGCAGCGAAGACGTGTACCGGATGGTCACGTCGCTCAGCGAGCTGCTCCAAGCGTCGATCTTCGCCGGCTCCCGCGACAAAACGACGATCGCCGACGAATTAAAAAACGTCGACTTTTACTTGTACCTGCAGCAGGTCCGGTTCGCGGACCGGTTCGAAATCGACCGCTCGCGGATCGACCCGCACGTGTACGGATACTACGTGCCGAAGCTGTGCCTGCAGCCGATCGTCGAGAACGCCATCGTGCACGGCCTCGAGCGCAAGATCGGCAAGGGCCGGCTGTCGATTCGCGCGGAGAAGCGGAACGACGGCATCTACTTCGAAATCGAGGACGACGGCGTCGGCTTCGACCCGGGCGTCGTCCGTTGGAACGATGCCCGCGTCCGCCGGCATCTTCCGAACCATACGAACGTCGGGTTGGCGAATACGGACAAACGCATCCGCTACCTATACGGCGACGAGTACGGCTTAACCGTCGTCAGCGCGCCGGGGGCGGGCGCGAAGGTCGTCATCCACATCCCCGTCGACAGAGGTGAAGACGCATGA